In Bacillus solimangrovi, one DNA window encodes the following:
- a CDS encoding YaaC family protein, giving the protein MSAELWNWIHYYYSTEHVQSHLHKCYEIQGFSDASVKSYENCYTFIYYLEHGYNYYKTADHAPFSIQPILIFYGYIQLIKACLLLVDPNYPESTAVLAHGVTTRKRKKKNYQFLDDEIKVQKNGLFTHFSNTMFHVKHLEGEKLSMRLLLQMVPELSNLFNQSTPKTHSQPVDFNNNSLTIPLNVMDSLNMTVEHFVRFINEYFKIEKFNVENDMLKLDVSETITPITCTPLQYHFSERRYYIPNKRPLFNTLHECMVHYLILYNLSMICRYETEWWQDLQHHFSNKDFSFILAFLKLTKQKIPYLVSMFLNSFER; this is encoded by the coding sequence ATGTCAGCTGAACTTTGGAATTGGATTCATTATTACTATTCAACTGAACACGTTCAATCACACTTACATAAGTGTTATGAGATACAAGGTTTCTCAGATGCCTCAGTAAAGAGTTATGAAAATTGCTATACATTCATTTATTATTTAGAACATGGCTATAATTATTATAAAACAGCAGATCATGCACCATTTTCTATACAACCCATTCTTATTTTTTATGGGTATATCCAACTGATTAAAGCATGCTTATTACTCGTTGATCCAAATTATCCAGAAAGTACAGCAGTTTTAGCTCATGGGGTTACAACTCGAAAGAGAAAAAAGAAGAATTATCAATTTCTTGATGATGAAATAAAGGTACAGAAAAATGGCTTGTTTACACATTTTTCGAATACAATGTTTCATGTGAAACATTTAGAAGGTGAAAAGTTATCAATGCGATTATTGTTACAAATGGTCCCGGAGCTTTCTAACCTGTTTAATCAAAGTACACCTAAAACTCACTCTCAACCTGTAGACTTTAACAACAATTCTTTAACTATACCTTTAAACGTAATGGATAGTTTAAACATGACCGTTGAACATTTCGTTCGATTTATTAATGAATATTTTAAAATTGAGAAATTTAATGTTGAAAATGATATGTTAAAACTAGATGTTTCTGAAACAATTACTCCAATTACTTGTACACCTCTTCAATATCATTTTTCAGAAAGAAGGTATTATATCCCTAACAAGCGCCCCTTATTCAACACATTACATGAATGCATGGTTCATTATTTAATCCTCTATAATTTAAGTATGATTTGCCGTTACGAAACAGAATGGTGGCAGGATTTACAACACCATTTTTCCAATAAAGATTTCTCATTTATTCTTGCTTTCCTTAAACTCACTAAACAAAAGATACCTTATTTAGTCTCCATGTTCTTAAATAGTTTTGAACGTTAA